In Corylus avellana chromosome ca2, CavTom2PMs-1.0, the following proteins share a genomic window:
- the LOC132172479 gene encoding proteasome subunit alpha type-5 — MFLTRTEYDRGVNTFSPEGRLFQVEYAIEAIKLGSTAIGLKTKEGVVLAVEKRITSPLLEPSSVEKIMEIDDHIGCAMSGLIADARTLVEHARVETQNHRFSYGEPMTVESTTQALCDLALRFGEGDEESMSRPFGVSLLIAGHDENGPSLYYTDPSGTFWQCNAKAIGSGSEGADSSLQEQYNKDITLKEAETIALSILRQVMEEKVTPSNVDIAKVAPSYHLYTPSEVEAVINRL, encoded by the exons ATGTTTCTCACAAG GACTGAGTATGACAGAGGAGTGAACACCTTCTCTCCAGAAGGGCGGTTGTTTCAGGTTGAGTATGCCATTGAGGCCATCAAG CTGGGTTCAACTGCAATTGGGTTGAAGACGAAAGAAGGAGTTGTGCTTGCAGTTGAGAAACGTATCACTTCGCCACTACTG GAACCCAGCAGTGTGGAGAAAATTATGGAAATTGATGACCATATTGGATGTGCCATGAGTGGATTGATTGCTGATGCTCGAACACTTGTTGAGCATGCACGGGTGGAAACTCAG aacCATAGGTTCTCCTATGGTGAGCCAATGACTGTGGAGTCTACAACTCAAGCTCTTTGTGATCTGGCCCTACGATTTGGCGAAGGTGATGAAGAATCCATG TCTCGACCTTTCGGAGTTTCTCTTCTCATTGCTGGCCATGATGAGAATGGGCCCAGCCT ATACTATACCGATCCATCTGGCACTTTTTGGCAATGCAATGCAAAAGCTATTGGTTCGGGTTCAGAGGGTGCAGACAGCTCTCTGCAAGAGCAGTACAACAAG GACATCACTCTTAAAGAAGCTGAAACCATTGCTCTTTCCATTTTGAGGCAGGTTATGGaagaaaag GTGACTCCAAGTAATGTTGATATCGCAAAGGTGGCTCCATCATACCATCTATATACCCCTTCTGAGGTGGAGGCTGTCATCAATCGCCTATGA
- the LOC132169665 gene encoding uncharacterized protein LOC132169665, whose translation MAPNKRLRTTRSVQPMEAPTQHDSIGDGPSLQGATSNDDLGVFLPNEDPEQTIPTPGERRRGVTRMPDIWNLSEDEKVIIEFNALGQPICDQGGRFSTFAGTLVKDKNIMSIDVANWKKVPNRHKADEWNLIQKKFFIPERQASKIKKWVLQNMGKQLREYRNALKTTHFSNSLTAAEIVASADSTKINIMQFANLVNYWKDGKVQEKAQVAKVSRSKQEIQHASGTKSFARRANEMRKSTGAIPTRPAVFVDTHKHNDGTHVNNKTRRIVSKVEESIMQELPNSQEGTQVGNMMYHQNDAYSKSLGKERRGRVRGFGLGITPSSLPGHGS comes from the exons ATGGCCCCGAACAAACGATTGAGGACTACCCGATCTGTGCAGCCTATGGAGGCCCCTACACAACATGATTCCATAGGCGATGGACCTTCACTCCAAGGAGCTACTAGCAATGATGATTTAGGGGTTTTTCTCCCTAATGAGGATCCTGAACAGACAATTCCCACACCTGGGGAG AGAAGGCGTGGTGTTACCCGCATGCCAGACATATGGAATTTATCGGAGGATGAAAAAGtaataattgaatttaatgCCTTGGGTCAGCCAATTTGCGATCAAGGCGGGAGGTTCAGTACTTTCGCTGGCACACTTGTTAAGGATAAGAACATTATGTCTATAGATGTTGCGAATTGGAAGAAAGTTCCTAATAGACACAAGGCGGATGAGTGGAACTTAATACAA aAAAAGTTCTTCATACCAGAACGCCAAGCTTCGAAAATCAAGAAGTGGGTATTGCAAAACATGGGAAAGCAATTGCGGGAGTACCGGAATGCATTGAAGACTACTCACTTCAGCAATTCATTAACTGCTGCAGAAATTGTGGCGAGTGCTGACTCAACCAAAATTAACATCATGCAATTTGCGAATCTTGTAAACTACTGGAAAGATGGAAAAGTTCAG GAGAAGGCGCAAGTTGCTAAGGTGAGCCGATCAAAGCAAGAAATCCAACATGCATCAGGGACAAAAAGCTTTGCTCGACGCGCCAATGAAATG AGGAAATCTACTGGGGCTATACCAACCAGGCCCGCAGTCTTTGTTGACACACATAAGCATAATGATGGCACACATGTGAACAATAAGACAAGACGAATTGTT TCTAAAGTTGAGGAAAGCATAATGCAGGAGCTTCCAAACTCGCAAGAGGGTACCCAAGTAGGCAACATGATGTACCATCAAAATGATGCCTACTCAAAATCTTTGGGTAAGGAACGTCGTGGTCGCGTGCGTGGGTTTGGACTAGGGATTACCCCTTCATCCCTTCCAGGTCATGGTagttag